One Aspergillus oryzae RIB40 DNA, chromosome 2 genomic window carries:
- a CDS encoding uncharacterized protein (predicted protein): protein MNSPNSMRSSLKRDGTMNLSWRHPCRTPPSLRMAGLVHLSMGILGPRHPWAILRALRNLSLKDISALGLKVCDPQRILSSNITLMSREETQSHQPNTSPYYGADQAPMYPPTSQSPDPRNRTPPAGASYQPVHHRPESTYEHPQELGTSVYDSPVEHPSASQRLPYPASGQAPPAAQPPFQQQQQQQQQEYPPYAPEDAAKPQPPYPIGPASNQQPPMHQPPPVPGTTSTPTPYPSLTPGAAGYQAYNPSQGTAPNSNPASFYR from the coding sequence ATGAATTCACCCAACTCAATGAGAAGTTCATTAAAGCGAGACGGGACTATGAATCTCTCCTGGAGGCATCCATGTCGCACCCCGCCCAGCCTCCGTATGGCAGGCCTGGTCCATCTCAGTATGGGTATCCTGGGCCCGCGGCATCCATGGGCTATCCTCAGGGCCCTCCGCAATCTGAGCCTCAAAGATATTTCAGCCCTCGGCCTCAAGGTTTGTGACCCCCAGCGGATATTATCATCTAACATAACTCTAATGTCacgagaagaaacccagTCGCACCAGCCCAATACATCCCCTTACTACGGTGCAGACCAAGCGCCTATGTACCCTCCCACGTCTCAATCCCCCGATCCGCGCAACCGCACACCCCCAGCTGGAGCATCCTATCAGCCTGTGCATCATCGACCAGAATCCACATATGAACACCCGCAAGAACTAGGAACATCTGTTTATGACTCCCCTGTCGAGCATCCTTCCGCAAGCCAACGACTTCCATATCCTGCCAGTGGACAAGCCCCGCCGGCTGCACAGCCCCccttccagcagcagcagcaacagcagcagcaggaatACCCACCTTATGCCCCTGAGGATGCAGCTAAGCCACAACCCCCCTACCCTATAGGCCCAGCTTCCAATCAGCAACCACCAATGCATCAACCGCCCCCTGTCCCGGGCACAACGTCAACACCGACACCTTACCCTTCTTTAACCCCCGGAGCAGCAGGCTATCAAGCATACAACCCATCGCAAGGAACGGCACCTAACTCAAACCCAGCTTCATTTTATCGCTAA
- a CDS encoding uncharacterized protein (predicted protein), translated as MFRAQQNAFDDAVGTISQLHFFHTGMQCVGTRYQTRCFVELADVTSFAQLAKATDENLTSENWEYILDVCDKVAAEESGAKDAVAALIKRLAHRNANVQLYTLEVRTPVRKT; from the exons ATGTTCCGCGCACAGCAGAACGCTTTTGATGACGCAGTCGGTACGATATCCCAGTTACACTTCTTTCATACTGGCATGCAATGCGTGGGGACGAGATACCAGACCCGTTGTTTTGTAGAGCTTGCTGACGTGACTTCTTTTGCGCAATTAGCCAAGGCGACTGATGAGAATCTGACATCGGAAAACTGGGAATATATTCTT GATGTGTGCGATAAAGTTGCGGCGGAGGAGTCCGG TGCAAAAGATGCCGTTGCCGCCCTGATCAAGAGGCTTGCGCATAGAAACGCCAATGTGCAACTCTATACGTTGGAGGTTCGTACCCCCGTTCGAAAGACCTAG